From the Ostrinia nubilalis chromosome 16, ilOstNubi1.1, whole genome shotgun sequence genome, one window contains:
- the LOC135079357 gene encoding uncharacterized protein LOC135079357 isoform X3, with the protein MAINSFEKQCDKIHNKYSSNSPRGSALPSCQLVRLSIATDDSTTSSDSKSIKSKKKGNLKSPYLNGDSVHLLSRVTEKKLYSQHKKASDIVSSFPLAANIYKANSDEFKSQKKGIKKVKKSVLTLPNAPTAVPQTCTVSDMNDSEYCNGSDDNRKLKAKKRFVAQNKKAKVRNKDYEFYDRDARYCSQMNINLDCSSTDVINQFTGDGKSVSGKFRRGKGPQAEQEFNAHDVWAVLRNINRFQFRPSPPISEDSIHSPKKKKIRNKRRNNRKDTRVIETCRTEEFAYISSFEVDSKSPRSFSQSSSFDRITVIDKQDEFSEICKEFEKSVIKTKNVKVKNRLPNTNKNQNRKNPKNNVKAIGHKEQNELQGPHNKIINDCNKTLEPKEYECQFKDNNYYDNPETLVRMHLDSKPSSPRKQRLNNSANRDRSDGINFIVNRANEFDYTLCSESSKVGITTARKDNDEKLPKVASDESGQQVKGITKVILSKGQSLMNNKRNEFLKRKPRLATTMPSTTILPKLTQTEIKRRLANMKFPIVVLGKDQLGSASIQIMNDPLHLETVNQPIWPFMQDWYEPTNLKRHSPEKVKSDDKFEESTSPRNKHQAIDRKNNLRKSNEMTVNKQSAVKDKNCLNVEAASNKKKYPKRPLPPNEITKVKPQQTKKPKPIHQLKDKMLKLLYKNTSAKDIDEKHKISGHGDSNLSDDVHAIEAKISDASKKVDVSTETLIKYFVPQDLSRSLNVNARPDPKKMPISRQPWAKAKWASEFIETVIKKIRSGVYYNQENKCQQKIPKTADLKEASIQTILSGKNFSVNEEVIKEDKTVDNEVTPYGENKYLETLPGFDDSLPALEIKTMNMKEVAVKYCTTNVMVQFDVAVPSDPENIHPIQTSSSFVPLAITESHTKIFKCKTTIVNAMLPAEICSLLPKIIRSIIDSNKPPPLPPAKFPNESLLYTISELSHCESPDIFKATLPPPMFPKMSPILSNLLDGSFANKKTAARLNPDVPKVGYDRIIKDMLEEVSVQRLVTLNVDLLPLRIPKPDLGYPKAYDGNAILKTNTCTALDLYRERNPMIKAILYNNSSNLDNLWKPNNNNYQFRISIFHIPLDVTLDNNKITVTLSNRDYYEAAKRDGTSTVIGNIKIDSLYNGFMKRDNDAIPLKAIEYKHNTENDISIKKAQNQTLQGKTKKKSYVKLYKKCKSTSNISGERFSTSLSKIINLDDFFQALGSGKILSSVFDGFSGKKILSSIIEMKNWITEISQRQAMLILLLTNKKDTPNLVRFRPILLQGIAVNRITRASELDMEIEVIEREHFNKFSQASDYQKPFNEASEKLLKSLLEKRKKLNPSYLRVMARYVGLGLLKTPKN; encoded by the exons ATGGCAATTAACTCGTTTGAGAAACAATGTGACAAAATTCATAACAAGTATTCCTCTAATAGTCCACGAGGAAGTGCCTTACCTTCTTGTCAGTTGGTAAGGTTGAGCATTGCCACAGACGACAGTACCACGAGTAGCGACAGTAAAAGTATCAAATCAAAGAAAAAAGGTAATCTAAAATCGCCGTATTTAAATGGCGATAGCGTGCACTTGCTTTCAAGAGTAACAGAGAAAAAACTTTATTCCCAACATAAGAAAGCATCAGATATTGTGTCTTCATTCCCATTAGCggcaaatatttacaaagctAATTCAGACGAGTTCAAATCGCAGAAAAAGGGCATTAAAAAGGTGAAGAAATCTGTTCTGACGTTGCCGAATGCGCCAACAGCAGTTCCTCAAACATGCACGGTGAGCGATATGAACGATTCTGAATATTGCAACGGGAGTGATGACAATCGAAAGCTGAAAGCAAAAAAGCGCTTTGTGGCACAAAACAAAAAGGCTAAAGTTCGAAATAAAGATTACGAATTTTATGATAGAGATGCTCGTTATTGTTCGCAAATGAACATAAACCTTGACTGCAGTTCTACGGATGTGATAAATCAATTCACTGGTGATGGAAAAAGTGTGTCTGGAAAATTCCGTAGAGGAAAGGGACCACAAGCTGAACAAGAATTTAATGCTCACGACGTTTGGGCAGTTCTAAGGAACATCAACCGCTTTCAGTTTCGGCCTTCTCCTCCCATTTCAGAAGACAGCATACATTCGccgaagaaaaagaaaattaggAACAAGAGACGCAATAATCGGAAAGACACTCG aGTGATTGAGACCTGTCGTACTGAGGAATTTGCTTACATATCGAGCTTCGAAGTAGATAGTAAATCTCCAAGGAGCTTTTCTCAGTCATCTAGTTTCGATCGCATCACTGTAATCGACAAGCAAGATGAATTTAGTGAAATATGCAAAGAATTCGAGAAAAGCGTCATAAAAACGAAGAATGTGAAAGTTAAAAATCGGTTACCGAACACAAATAAAAACCAGAATAGAAAGAATCCTAAGAACAATGTAAAAGCTATTGGGCATAAAGAGCAAAATGAATTGCAAGGACCacacaacaaaattattaacGATTGTAACAAAACTCTCGAGCCAAAAGAGTATGAATGTCAATTCAAAGACAATAACTACTATGATAACCCAGAAACACTCGTTAGGATGCATTTGGATTCTAAACCTTCTTCTCCTAGAAAGCAGCGCTTGAATAACTCCGCAAATCGCGATAGGTCAGATGGCATCAATTTTATTGTGAATCGGGCAAATGAGTTTGATTACACTTTGTGTTCAGAATCAAGTAAAGTTGGAATAACCACCGCCAGAAAAG ATAATGATGAAAAATTACCAAAAGTAGCCTCAGATGAATCTGGACAGCAAGTAAAAGGAATAACAAAAGTTATTTTGAGTAAAGGTCAAAGTTTGATGAACAACAAAAGAAACGAATTTTTGAAACGAAAACCTCGTTTAGCGACAACAATGCCAAGTACAACAATATTGCCTAAATTGACGCAGACTGAAATTAAAAGAAGATTGGCTAATATGAAATTTCCAATAGTTGTCTTAGGAAAAGATCAACTTGGATCAGCTTCGATTCAAATAATGAATGATCCTCTGCATTTGGAAACTGTAAACCAGCCCATTTGGCCATTTATGCAGGACTGGTATGAACCAACTAATTTGAAAAGACACAGCCCGGAAAAAGTAAAATCTGACGATAAGTTTGAAGAAAGTACTTCACCGAGAAACAAACACCAGGCGATTGATCGCAAAAACAATTTGCGCAAATCGAACGAGATGACTGTAAATAAGCAATCTGCTGTAAAAGATAAAAATTGCTTAAACGTCGAAGCTGCATCAAATAAAAAGAAGTATCCTAAACGTCCTTTACCTCCAAATGAAATTACTAAAGTAAAACCGCAGCAAACTAAGAAACCCAAACCTATACATCAATTAAAGGATAAAATGTTAAAACTTCTATACAAGAACACGTCAGCAAAAGATATTGatgaaaaacataaaattagTGGTCACGGAGATTCAAATCTTAGCGATGATGTTCATGCTATCGAAGCTAAGATATCAGATGCTAGCAAAAAAGTTGATGTAAGCACGGAAACACTGATAAAGTATTTCGTGCCTCAAGACTTGTCTAGGAGCTTAAATGTAAATGCACGGCCTGATCCGAAGAAGATGCCAATATCCAGACAACCTTGGGCGAAAGCAAAATGGGCAAGTGAATTCATTGAAACTGTCATAAAGAAAATTCGAAGCGGTGTTTATTATAACCAGGAAAATAAGTGTCAACAGAAGATTCCAAAGACAG CAGATTTAAAAGAAGCTTCAATTCAGACAATCTTGTCAGGAAAAAACTTTAGTGTGAATGAAGAGGTGATAAAAGAAGACAAAACAGTTGATAATGAAGTTACTCCATATGGAGAAAACAAATATTTGGAAACGTTGCCAGGTTTCGACGATAGTCTTCCTGCATTGGAAATAAAAACCATGAATATGAAAGAAGTGGCAGTGAAGTATTGTACGACAAACGTAATGGTTCAATTTGATGTTGCTGTACCATCTGACCCAGAAAACATACACCCCATTCAAACGTCATCGTCTTTTGTGCCCCTGGCGATCACAGAGAgtcatacaaaaatatttaagtgcAAAACAACAATCGTTAACGCGATGCTACCTGCAGAAATCTGTAGCTTACTGCCAAAAATAATACGAAGCATCATAGATTCAAACAAGCCACCGCCTCTTCCTCCGGCAAAGTTTCCGAATGAATCTCTTCTATACACGATATCTGAATTAAGTCATTGCGAAAGTCCAGACATTTTTAAAGCAACATTACCACCACCAATGTTCCCCAAAATGTCACCAATATTATCAAATTTATTGGACGGTTCCTTTGCGAACAAGAAAACAGCTGCAAGACTGAACCCTGATGTTCCAAAAGTTGGTTACGATCGAATCATAAAGGACATGTTGGAAGAAGTGTCGGTTCAACGATTGGTCACATTAAACGTTGACCTTCTTCCCTTGAGGATTCCTAAACCGGACTTAGGATACCCTAAGGCATACGATGGAAACGCaatattaaaaactaatacTTGTACAGCGTTAGATTTGTACAGAGAAAGGAATCCGATGATAAAAGCGATTCTTTATAACAATTCAAGTAATCTTGATAACTTATggaaaccaaataataataactatcaGTTTAGGATTTCAATATTTCACATTCCACTAGACGTGACTTTAGATAACAACAAAATAACAGTTACTTTAAGTAACAGGGATTACTACGAAGCAGCCAAAAGAGATGGAACGTCTACAGTTATTGgaaatattaaaattgattCACTTTACAATGGATTTATGAAACGTGACAATGACGCAATTCCGCTCAAAGCTATAGAATACAAACATAACACCGAAAACGATATTTCGATTAAAAAGGCCCAAAACCAAACTTTGCAGGGCAAAACTAAGAAGAAAAGTTATGTAAAACTCTACAAAAAATGCAAATCCACGTCCAACATATCGGGGGAGAGGTTCAGTACTTCATTGAGTAAGATTATTAACTTAGATGATTTTTTCCAAGCTCTAGGATCTGGCAAAATATTATCCAGTGTATTTGATGGGTTTAGTGGAAAGAAGATACTATCTTCAATAATCGAG ATGAAAAACTGGATCACAGAGATAAGTCAAAGGCAAGCGATGTTGATTCTCTTGTTGaccaataaaaaggatacgccCAACTTGGTGAGATTCCGACCGATACTGCTGCAGGGCATAGCTGTTAACAGGATAACACGAGCTTCTGAGCTGGACATGGAAATAGAAGTCATAGAAAGAGAGCATTTCAATAAATTTTCACAG GCTTCAGATTACCAAAAGCCCTTCAATGAGGCGTCTGAAAAACTTCTGAAGTCTCTCTTGGAAAAGAGGAAGAAACTGAACCCCTCGTATCTACGAGTAATGGCGCGATATGTCGGTTTAGGCCTGCTGAAGACTCCAAAGAACTAA
- the LOC135079357 gene encoding uncharacterized protein LOC135079357 isoform X2, with the protein MAINSFEKQCDKIHNKYSSNSPRGSALPSCQLVRLSIATDDSTTSSDSKSIKSKKKGNLKSPYLNGDSVHLLSRVTEKKLYSQHKKASDIVSSFPLAANIYKANSDEFKSQKKGIKKVKKSVLTLPNAPTAVPQTCTVSDMNDSEYCNGSDDNRKLKAKKRFVAQNKKAKVRNKDYEFYDRDARYCSQMNINLDCSSTDVINQFTGDGKSVSGKFRRGKGPQAEQEFNAHDVWAVLRNINRFQFRPSPPISEDSIHSPKKKKIRNKRRNNRKDTRVIETCRTEEFAYISSFEVDSKSPRSFSQSSSFDRITVIDKQDEFSEICKEFEKSVIKTKNVKVKNRLPNTNKNQNRKNPKNNVKAIGHKEQNELQGPHNKIINDCNKTLEPKEYECQFKDNNYYDNPETLVRMHLDSKPSSPRKQRLNNSANRDRSDGINFIVNRANEFDYTLCSESSKVGITTARKDNDEKLPKVASDESGQQVKGITKVILSKGQSLMNNKRNEFLKRKPRLATTMPSTTILPKLTQTEIKRRLANMKFPIVVLGKDQLGSASIQIMNDPLHLETVNQPIWPFMQDWYEPTNLKRHSPEKVKSDDKFEESTSPRNKHQAIDRKNNLRKSNEMTVNKQSAVKDKNCLNVEAASNKKKYPKRPLPPNEITKVKPQQTKKPKPIHQLKDKMLKLLYKNTSAKDIDEKHKISGHGDSNLSDDVHAIEAKISDASKKVDVSTETLIKYFVPQDLSRSLNVNARPDPKKMPISRQPWAKAKWASEFIETVIKKIRSGVYYNQENKCQQKIPKTDLKEASIQTILSGKNFSVNEEVIKEDKTVDNEVTPYGENKYLETLPGFDDSLPALEIKTMNMKEVAVKYCTTNVMVQFDVAVPSDPENIHPIQTSSSFVPLAITESHTKIFKCKTTIVNAMLPAEICSLLPKIIRSIIDSNKPPPLPPAKFPNESLLYTISELSHCESPDIFKATLPPPMFPKMSPILSNLLDGSFANKKTAARLNPDVPKVGYDRIIKDMLEEVSVQRLVTLNVDLLPLRIPKPDLGYPKAYDGNAILKTNTCTALDLYRERNPMIKAILYNNSSNLDNLWKPNNNNYQFRISIFHIPLDVTLDNNKITVTLSNRDYYEAAKRDGTSTVIGNIKIDSLYNGFMKRDNDAIPLKAIEYKHNTENDISIKKAQNQTLQGKTKKKSYVKLYKKCKSTSNISGERFSTSLSKIINLDDFFQALGSGKILSSVFDGFSGKKILSSIIEMKNWITEISQRQAMLILLLTNKKDTPNLVRFRPILLQGIAVNRITRASELDMEIEVIEREHFNKFSQYDGISYINESIENHDNLLEELYWIAKTTASDYQKPFNEASEKLLKSLLEKRKKLNPSYLRVMARYVGLGLLKTPKN; encoded by the exons ATGGCAATTAACTCGTTTGAGAAACAATGTGACAAAATTCATAACAAGTATTCCTCTAATAGTCCACGAGGAAGTGCCTTACCTTCTTGTCAGTTGGTAAGGTTGAGCATTGCCACAGACGACAGTACCACGAGTAGCGACAGTAAAAGTATCAAATCAAAGAAAAAAGGTAATCTAAAATCGCCGTATTTAAATGGCGATAGCGTGCACTTGCTTTCAAGAGTAACAGAGAAAAAACTTTATTCCCAACATAAGAAAGCATCAGATATTGTGTCTTCATTCCCATTAGCggcaaatatttacaaagctAATTCAGACGAGTTCAAATCGCAGAAAAAGGGCATTAAAAAGGTGAAGAAATCTGTTCTGACGTTGCCGAATGCGCCAACAGCAGTTCCTCAAACATGCACGGTGAGCGATATGAACGATTCTGAATATTGCAACGGGAGTGATGACAATCGAAAGCTGAAAGCAAAAAAGCGCTTTGTGGCACAAAACAAAAAGGCTAAAGTTCGAAATAAAGATTACGAATTTTATGATAGAGATGCTCGTTATTGTTCGCAAATGAACATAAACCTTGACTGCAGTTCTACGGATGTGATAAATCAATTCACTGGTGATGGAAAAAGTGTGTCTGGAAAATTCCGTAGAGGAAAGGGACCACAAGCTGAACAAGAATTTAATGCTCACGACGTTTGGGCAGTTCTAAGGAACATCAACCGCTTTCAGTTTCGGCCTTCTCCTCCCATTTCAGAAGACAGCATACATTCGccgaagaaaaagaaaattaggAACAAGAGACGCAATAATCGGAAAGACACTCG aGTGATTGAGACCTGTCGTACTGAGGAATTTGCTTACATATCGAGCTTCGAAGTAGATAGTAAATCTCCAAGGAGCTTTTCTCAGTCATCTAGTTTCGATCGCATCACTGTAATCGACAAGCAAGATGAATTTAGTGAAATATGCAAAGAATTCGAGAAAAGCGTCATAAAAACGAAGAATGTGAAAGTTAAAAATCGGTTACCGAACACAAATAAAAACCAGAATAGAAAGAATCCTAAGAACAATGTAAAAGCTATTGGGCATAAAGAGCAAAATGAATTGCAAGGACCacacaacaaaattattaacGATTGTAACAAAACTCTCGAGCCAAAAGAGTATGAATGTCAATTCAAAGACAATAACTACTATGATAACCCAGAAACACTCGTTAGGATGCATTTGGATTCTAAACCTTCTTCTCCTAGAAAGCAGCGCTTGAATAACTCCGCAAATCGCGATAGGTCAGATGGCATCAATTTTATTGTGAATCGGGCAAATGAGTTTGATTACACTTTGTGTTCAGAATCAAGTAAAGTTGGAATAACCACCGCCAGAAAAG ATAATGATGAAAAATTACCAAAAGTAGCCTCAGATGAATCTGGACAGCAAGTAAAAGGAATAACAAAAGTTATTTTGAGTAAAGGTCAAAGTTTGATGAACAACAAAAGAAACGAATTTTTGAAACGAAAACCTCGTTTAGCGACAACAATGCCAAGTACAACAATATTGCCTAAATTGACGCAGACTGAAATTAAAAGAAGATTGGCTAATATGAAATTTCCAATAGTTGTCTTAGGAAAAGATCAACTTGGATCAGCTTCGATTCAAATAATGAATGATCCTCTGCATTTGGAAACTGTAAACCAGCCCATTTGGCCATTTATGCAGGACTGGTATGAACCAACTAATTTGAAAAGACACAGCCCGGAAAAAGTAAAATCTGACGATAAGTTTGAAGAAAGTACTTCACCGAGAAACAAACACCAGGCGATTGATCGCAAAAACAATTTGCGCAAATCGAACGAGATGACTGTAAATAAGCAATCTGCTGTAAAAGATAAAAATTGCTTAAACGTCGAAGCTGCATCAAATAAAAAGAAGTATCCTAAACGTCCTTTACCTCCAAATGAAATTACTAAAGTAAAACCGCAGCAAACTAAGAAACCCAAACCTATACATCAATTAAAGGATAAAATGTTAAAACTTCTATACAAGAACACGTCAGCAAAAGATATTGatgaaaaacataaaattagTGGTCACGGAGATTCAAATCTTAGCGATGATGTTCATGCTATCGAAGCTAAGATATCAGATGCTAGCAAAAAAGTTGATGTAAGCACGGAAACACTGATAAAGTATTTCGTGCCTCAAGACTTGTCTAGGAGCTTAAATGTAAATGCACGGCCTGATCCGAAGAAGATGCCAATATCCAGACAACCTTGGGCGAAAGCAAAATGGGCAAGTGAATTCATTGAAACTGTCATAAAGAAAATTCGAAGCGGTGTTTATTATAACCAGGAAAATAAGTGTCAACAGAAGATTCCAAAGACAG ATTTAAAAGAAGCTTCAATTCAGACAATCTTGTCAGGAAAAAACTTTAGTGTGAATGAAGAGGTGATAAAAGAAGACAAAACAGTTGATAATGAAGTTACTCCATATGGAGAAAACAAATATTTGGAAACGTTGCCAGGTTTCGACGATAGTCTTCCTGCATTGGAAATAAAAACCATGAATATGAAAGAAGTGGCAGTGAAGTATTGTACGACAAACGTAATGGTTCAATTTGATGTTGCTGTACCATCTGACCCAGAAAACATACACCCCATTCAAACGTCATCGTCTTTTGTGCCCCTGGCGATCACAGAGAgtcatacaaaaatatttaagtgcAAAACAACAATCGTTAACGCGATGCTACCTGCAGAAATCTGTAGCTTACTGCCAAAAATAATACGAAGCATCATAGATTCAAACAAGCCACCGCCTCTTCCTCCGGCAAAGTTTCCGAATGAATCTCTTCTATACACGATATCTGAATTAAGTCATTGCGAAAGTCCAGACATTTTTAAAGCAACATTACCACCACCAATGTTCCCCAAAATGTCACCAATATTATCAAATTTATTGGACGGTTCCTTTGCGAACAAGAAAACAGCTGCAAGACTGAACCCTGATGTTCCAAAAGTTGGTTACGATCGAATCATAAAGGACATGTTGGAAGAAGTGTCGGTTCAACGATTGGTCACATTAAACGTTGACCTTCTTCCCTTGAGGATTCCTAAACCGGACTTAGGATACCCTAAGGCATACGATGGAAACGCaatattaaaaactaatacTTGTACAGCGTTAGATTTGTACAGAGAAAGGAATCCGATGATAAAAGCGATTCTTTATAACAATTCAAGTAATCTTGATAACTTATggaaaccaaataataataactatcaGTTTAGGATTTCAATATTTCACATTCCACTAGACGTGACTTTAGATAACAACAAAATAACAGTTACTTTAAGTAACAGGGATTACTACGAAGCAGCCAAAAGAGATGGAACGTCTACAGTTATTGgaaatattaaaattgattCACTTTACAATGGATTTATGAAACGTGACAATGACGCAATTCCGCTCAAAGCTATAGAATACAAACATAACACCGAAAACGATATTTCGATTAAAAAGGCCCAAAACCAAACTTTGCAGGGCAAAACTAAGAAGAAAAGTTATGTAAAACTCTACAAAAAATGCAAATCCACGTCCAACATATCGGGGGAGAGGTTCAGTACTTCATTGAGTAAGATTATTAACTTAGATGATTTTTTCCAAGCTCTAGGATCTGGCAAAATATTATCCAGTGTATTTGATGGGTTTAGTGGAAAGAAGATACTATCTTCAATAATCGAG ATGAAAAACTGGATCACAGAGATAAGTCAAAGGCAAGCGATGTTGATTCTCTTGTTGaccaataaaaaggatacgccCAACTTGGTGAGATTCCGACCGATACTGCTGCAGGGCATAGCTGTTAACAGGATAACACGAGCTTCTGAGCTGGACATGGAAATAGAAGTCATAGAAAGAGAGCATTTCAATAAATTTTCACAG TATGACGGAATCTCATACATAAATGAGTCGATAGAGAACCATGACAATCTTCTGGAAGAATTGTATTGGATTGCGAAGACAACG GCTTCAGATTACCAAAAGCCCTTCAATGAGGCGTCTGAAAAACTTCTGAAGTCTCTCTTGGAAAAGAGGAAGAAACTGAACCCCTCGTATCTACGAGTAATGGCGCGATATGTCGGTTTAGGCCTGCTGAAGACTCCAAAGAACTAA